The following are from one region of the Microbacterium paraoxydans genome:
- a CDS encoding FUSC family protein, whose amino-acid sequence MTESQGRVWTGVLRVGPHRGDHRVALRAAVSVAVPLLVLWAAGRLDLSIYASFGAFAALYGRHDVFRDRIRMQASAGGVLLGAMLIGTALSVLAAPAVLSIVVVALVAAAVTLLAYVLQWHPPGPLFTVFATGACATIPATGASFGAVLLVGGASVLFGLALTALVAVVTRTTAEAAPKARPSVGPVAAEMAASVAAAIVGAGVVGLLLGGTHWYWAAVGAVAAVSGAQLNARVIRGIQRLVGTLLGVLVAAGILALDMPPLAVIAVVVVLQGTAELFIGRNYGIAMVFVTPLALLMVHLAAPTPVADLLTDRVLETIIGVIVGTVVAVTSAALRRRSRRR is encoded by the coding sequence GTGACGGAATCGCAGGGACGGGTGTGGACGGGGGTCCTCCGCGTCGGCCCGCACCGCGGGGATCACCGGGTCGCCCTGCGCGCCGCGGTCAGTGTCGCCGTCCCGCTCCTCGTGCTGTGGGCCGCCGGCCGGCTCGACCTCAGCATCTATGCGAGCTTCGGTGCCTTCGCCGCGCTCTACGGTCGGCACGACGTCTTCCGCGACCGGATCCGCATGCAGGCGAGTGCCGGCGGCGTGCTGCTCGGCGCGATGCTGATCGGCACGGCCCTGTCGGTCCTCGCTGCACCCGCCGTGCTGAGCATCGTCGTCGTCGCCCTCGTCGCCGCGGCCGTGACGCTGCTGGCCTACGTCCTGCAGTGGCACCCGCCCGGTCCGCTGTTCACGGTCTTCGCGACCGGGGCGTGCGCGACGATCCCCGCCACCGGCGCCTCCTTCGGCGCGGTCCTGCTCGTCGGCGGGGCGAGCGTGCTCTTCGGCCTCGCCCTCACCGCCCTGGTCGCCGTCGTCACCCGGACCACGGCGGAGGCGGCGCCGAAGGCGCGCCCGTCCGTCGGGCCGGTCGCCGCCGAGATGGCCGCCTCGGTCGCCGCCGCGATCGTCGGAGCGGGCGTGGTCGGCCTGCTCCTCGGCGGCACCCACTGGTACTGGGCGGCGGTCGGCGCGGTGGCGGCGGTCAGCGGCGCGCAGCTCAACGCCCGCGTGATCCGCGGCATCCAGCGCCTCGTCGGCACGCTGCTCGGCGTGCTGGTCGCCGCCGGGATCCTCGCCCTCGACATGCCGCCACTCGCCGTGATCGCCGTCGTGGTGGTCCTGCAGGGGACGGCCGAACTGTTCATCGGCCGCAACTACGGCATCGCGATGGTGTTCGTCACCCCGCTCGCGCTCCTGATGGTGCACCTGGCCGCGCCGACTCCGGTCGCCGACCTGCTGACCGACCGCGTGCTGGAGACGATCATCGGCGTGATCGTCGGAACGGTGGTGGCCGTCACGTCCGCGGCGCTGCGCCGACGGAGCCGACGCCGCTGA
- a CDS encoding APC family permease, whose protein sequence is MTVQTEPRAETPTRLRRAITGPLLFAFILGDVLGAGIYALMGVLSEDVGGLLWAPLVLALLLAMLTAGSYAELVTKYPRAGGAAVFAERAFRSPLVSFLVGFSMLAAGVTSAAGLAIAFAGDYLSTFIDLPTIPVAIVFLAIVGLLNARGIRESMGANLVMTAIELSGLVIVIVVVAVFVGGGGGDLSRATQVPEGANVALAVLSGAVIAYYSFVGFETSANMIEEVKNPRRTYPRALFGALLTAGVVYVLVGIASAVALPASELQESSGPLLAVVEATGVSVPSWLFSLIALIAVANGALLTMIMVSRLTYGMAEQNLLPSVLGRVLPKRKTPWVAILTTTLVAMGLTLVGDLATLAETVVLLLLVVFLSVNISVLVLRRDKVEHDHFRVWTFVPVLGIASCILLLTQQRPQVWLFGAILLAVGGVLYAVARWTRNRSKTADTKESHEHA, encoded by the coding sequence ATGACCGTCCAGACCGAGCCGCGCGCCGAGACCCCCACCCGGCTGCGCCGCGCCATCACCGGCCCCCTGCTGTTCGCGTTCATCCTCGGCGACGTCCTCGGCGCGGGGATCTACGCGCTGATGGGCGTGCTGTCGGAGGACGTGGGCGGCCTCCTCTGGGCGCCCCTCGTCCTCGCGCTCCTCCTCGCCATGCTCACCGCAGGGTCGTATGCCGAGCTCGTCACCAAGTACCCGCGCGCGGGCGGGGCCGCCGTGTTCGCCGAGCGGGCGTTCCGCAGCCCGCTGGTGTCCTTCCTCGTCGGCTTCAGCATGCTCGCGGCCGGCGTGACGAGCGCGGCCGGGCTGGCCATCGCCTTCGCGGGCGACTACCTCAGCACCTTCATCGACCTGCCGACCATCCCGGTCGCGATCGTCTTCCTCGCGATCGTCGGCCTGCTCAACGCCCGCGGCATCCGCGAGTCGATGGGCGCGAACCTCGTGATGACGGCGATCGAGCTCAGCGGCCTCGTCATCGTGATCGTCGTCGTCGCGGTGTTCGTCGGCGGCGGGGGCGGCGACCTGTCCCGGGCGACGCAGGTGCCGGAGGGGGCCAACGTCGCCCTGGCGGTGCTCTCCGGCGCGGTGATCGCGTACTACTCGTTCGTCGGCTTCGAGACCTCAGCCAACATGATCGAAGAGGTCAAGAACCCGCGGCGGACCTACCCGCGCGCATTGTTCGGCGCGCTCCTCACCGCCGGTGTCGTGTACGTGCTCGTCGGCATCGCCAGCGCCGTCGCCCTGCCGGCATCCGAGCTGCAGGAGTCCAGCGGTCCGCTGCTCGCGGTCGTCGAGGCCACCGGGGTCAGCGTCCCGTCCTGGCTGTTCAGCCTCATCGCGCTCATCGCCGTCGCCAACGGAGCCCTGCTGACGATGATCATGGTCAGCCGCCTCACCTACGGCATGGCCGAGCAGAACCTCCTCCCGTCGGTGCTCGGGCGCGTGCTGCCGAAGCGGAAGACCCCGTGGGTGGCGATCCTCACCACGACACTCGTGGCGATGGGCCTCACGCTGGTCGGAGACCTCGCGACCCTCGCCGAGACCGTCGTGCTGCTGCTGCTCGTCGTGTTCCTCAGCGTCAACATCTCGGTGCTGGTCCTGCGCCGCGACAAGGTCGAGCACGACCACTTCCGCGTGTGGACGTTCGTCCCGGTGCTCGGCATCGCGTCGTGCATCCTGCTGCTCACCCAGCAGCGCCCGCAGGTGTGGCTGTTCGGCGCCATCCTGCTCGCCGTCGGCGGCGTGCTCTACGCTGTCGCCCGGTGGACCCGCAACCGCTCGAAGACCGCCGACACGAAGGAGAGCCATGAGCACGCCTGA
- a CDS encoding multidrug transporter: MSTPDDTADETFEENRHDQLTSAPDATKADAAPRVDVSEHDGNTRIDIRDDAEVRPGPGPGMPEADGEG, translated from the coding sequence ATGAGCACGCCTGACGACACCGCCGACGAGACGTTCGAGGAGAACCGTCACGACCAGCTGACCTCGGCACCCGATGCCACGAAGGCCGACGCCGCGCCGCGCGTGGACGTCTCGGAGCACGACGGCAACACGCGCATCGACATCCGGGACGACGCCGAGGTGCGTCCGGGGCCCGGGCCCGGCATGCCCGAGGCCGACGGCGAGGGCTGA
- the corA gene encoding magnesium/cobalt transporter CorA, with product MAIVDNAVYVGGVRADDPDSLNDTFERIRERQGMGWIGLYRPSAEEVRAVADEFGIHELVVEDALSGHQRAKLERYGDILFMVLRPARYLDEREEVEFGEVHVLVGPDFVVTIRHAESPDLGRVRRRLEADPALLAHGPEAVLYAILDEVVDEYSPVLAGLENDIDEIEGQLFEEDADATQRIYDLGREVIDFQRATQPLAGMLEALLRGSEKYRVSEELQRYLRDVLDHTLRVSDKAATFRSVLDNALTVESTIVARRQNDEMRRMTELSIRQNDEVKKISGWAAILFAPTLVGTVYGMNFDHMPELHWAFGYPMAVLLMVAMGVGLYAAFKRKGWL from the coding sequence ATGGCGATCGTGGACAACGCCGTCTACGTCGGCGGCGTGCGCGCCGACGATCCCGACAGCCTGAACGACACGTTCGAGCGGATCCGGGAGCGACAGGGCATGGGGTGGATCGGCCTCTACCGGCCGAGCGCCGAGGAGGTCAGGGCCGTGGCCGACGAGTTCGGCATCCACGAGCTTGTCGTCGAGGATGCACTCTCCGGGCATCAGCGCGCCAAGCTGGAGCGATACGGCGACATCCTGTTCATGGTCCTCCGGCCCGCCCGCTACCTCGACGAGCGCGAGGAGGTCGAGTTCGGCGAAGTGCACGTCCTGGTCGGTCCGGATTTCGTCGTGACGATCCGTCATGCGGAGTCACCCGACCTCGGCCGCGTGCGTCGCCGGCTGGAGGCCGATCCCGCTCTGCTCGCCCATGGCCCCGAGGCGGTGCTCTACGCGATCCTCGACGAGGTGGTCGATGAGTACTCCCCGGTCCTGGCCGGCCTCGAGAACGACATCGACGAGATCGAGGGTCAGCTCTTCGAGGAGGACGCCGACGCGACCCAGCGGATCTACGACCTCGGCCGCGAGGTGATCGACTTCCAACGGGCGACCCAGCCGCTGGCCGGCATGCTGGAGGCATTGCTGCGCGGATCCGAGAAGTACCGCGTGAGCGAGGAGCTCCAGCGGTACCTGCGGGATGTCCTCGACCACACGCTGCGCGTGAGCGACAAGGCGGCCACCTTCCGGTCCGTGCTCGACAACGCCCTCACGGTCGAGTCGACCATCGTCGCGCGGCGGCAGAACGACGAGATGCGCCGGATGACGGAGCTGAGCATCCGCCAGAACGACGAGGTGAAGAAGATTTCCGGCTGGGCGGCGATCCTGTTCGCCCCGACACTGGTCGGCACGGTCTACGGCATGAACTTCGACCACATGCCCGAGCTCCACTGGGCGTTCGGGTATCCGATGGCGGTGCTGCTCATGGTCGCGATGGGGGTCGGGCTGTACGCGGCCTTCAAGCGCAAGGGCTGGCTGTAG
- a CDS encoding serine hydrolase domain-containing protein gives MQLLSSRRWRAAAATAAVLGLVLTGCSSEGSFSYTPPAQVDATLPDDTVTALQGAVDNALAASGASGAIVGVWVPWSGTWVAATGTQDKAEGGELSTDMSFRIADITRLMTCDVLYSLADEGTVELDATVPEYVSGVADMSDVTLLDLCNGTSGAGSSEATVKSAWLNTPERVWAPLELAGYGLGRSRIAPQTTFRDSDAGYLLLGLALERASGMSARELIAEYVTEPLELADTSLPSPAATPPSEGSSLSGHYMGAVEGGFNCAAPVDITTMSSSTGFTDSGAVSTITDLGRYMQAEAKQVLRTKDEPDRFGAPLPAYDKAPSWYQATGGAYIVGSMIGQHGWTPGYATAAYSDPTTGFTVAVVLNDSTGGSRFAQHLAWELAAIASKAPAASGETAPEFGLPYTAEQYHKATTDAALVCVPPAG, from the coding sequence ATGCAGCTTCTCTCGTCGCGCCGGTGGCGCGCCGCAGCGGCCACGGCGGCCGTTCTCGGTCTCGTCCTCACCGGATGCTCCTCCGAGGGCTCCTTCAGCTATACGCCGCCCGCGCAGGTCGACGCCACGCTTCCCGACGACACGGTCACGGCGCTGCAGGGCGCGGTCGACAACGCGCTCGCCGCCTCCGGGGCCAGCGGGGCGATCGTCGGGGTCTGGGTGCCGTGGAGCGGCACCTGGGTCGCCGCCACGGGCACGCAGGACAAGGCGGAGGGTGGCGAGCTCTCGACCGACATGTCCTTCCGCATCGCGGACATCACGCGACTGATGACCTGCGACGTCCTCTACTCGCTCGCGGATGAGGGCACCGTCGAGCTCGACGCGACGGTGCCGGAGTACGTCTCGGGTGTCGCCGACATGTCCGACGTCACCCTGCTCGACCTGTGCAACGGCACCAGTGGCGCCGGCTCCTCCGAGGCGACGGTCAAGAGCGCGTGGCTGAACACCCCGGAGCGGGTCTGGGCGCCCCTCGAACTCGCGGGTTACGGTCTCGGCCGCTCGCGCATCGCTCCGCAGACCACGTTCCGCGACTCCGACGCCGGTTACCTTCTCCTCGGCCTCGCGTTGGAACGCGCCTCGGGGATGAGTGCGCGCGAGCTGATCGCCGAGTACGTCACCGAGCCGCTGGAGCTCGCCGACACCTCGCTGCCGTCGCCCGCCGCGACGCCGCCGTCGGAGGGGTCGTCGCTCAGCGGGCACTACATGGGAGCGGTCGAGGGCGGCTTCAACTGCGCAGCGCCTGTCGACATCACGACGATGTCCTCCAGCACCGGGTTCACCGACTCGGGAGCGGTGTCGACGATCACCGACCTCGGCCGGTACATGCAGGCCGAGGCCAAGCAGGTGCTGCGCACCAAGGACGAGCCGGATCGATTCGGGGCGCCGCTGCCCGCCTACGACAAGGCGCCGTCGTGGTACCAGGCGACCGGTGGTGCCTACATCGTCGGTTCGATGATCGGTCAGCATGGCTGGACGCCCGGCTACGCGACGGCGGCATACTCGGACCCGACGACCGGTTTCACCGTGGCCGTCGTGCTGAACGACTCCACCGGTGGGTCGCGCTTCGCCCAGCATCTCGCCTGGGAGCTGGCGGCGATCGCGTCCAAGGCTCCCGCGGCATCCGGCGAGACGGCCCCGGAGTTCGGTCTGCCCTACACGGCCGAGCAGTATCACAAGGCCACCACGGACGCCGCGCTCGTGTGCGTCCCTCCGGCCGGCTGA
- a CDS encoding DUF2470 domain-containing protein, whose product MPHDFDADVITAVLRHMNGDHTDDNLLIARAFAGPSAEAINASVMTGFDGEVGVWEISRGGMTSELRVPWPGGPITERREVRREVVALYDAACERLGVEPRPHD is encoded by the coding sequence GTGCCCCATGATTTCGATGCCGATGTGATTACCGCCGTCCTCCGCCACATGAACGGCGACCACACCGACGACAACCTCCTCATCGCGCGCGCCTTCGCCGGACCGTCCGCGGAGGCGATCAACGCGTCCGTGATGACCGGCTTCGACGGAGAGGTCGGGGTCTGGGAGATCTCCCGTGGCGGGATGACGTCAGAGCTCCGTGTCCCGTGGCCCGGCGGCCCGATCACCGAGCGCCGCGAAGTGCGCCGCGAGGTCGTGGCGCTGTACGACGCGGCCTGCGAGCGTCTGGGCGTCGAACCGCGGCCGCACGACTGA
- a CDS encoding biliverdin-producing heme oxygenase, translating to MPEILSFSAALRERSSGSHSRSETAGFMSDLLKGEGSREDYIALVAQHYFIYDALEGAGERMRQDPVASVFLSDKLTRLPALEADLAFLLGPEWRERIAPLPTTQRYVDRIRQVGATWAGGFVAHHYTRYLGDLSGGIFIGRVMARRFGFETNGIGFYLFDDIADPSAFKDVYREQLDAAPWDEAERERVIDEVLLAYRFNTELFEDLDRARAAA from the coding sequence ATGCCCGAGATCCTGTCCTTCTCCGCCGCCCTCCGCGAGCGCTCCTCCGGTTCGCATTCCCGCAGCGAGACGGCGGGCTTCATGTCCGATCTCCTCAAGGGCGAGGGGTCGCGCGAGGACTACATCGCGCTGGTCGCGCAGCACTATTTCATCTACGACGCGCTCGAGGGCGCCGGCGAGCGCATGCGTCAGGACCCGGTGGCTTCCGTGTTCCTCAGCGACAAGCTCACGCGCCTCCCCGCGCTCGAGGCCGACCTCGCCTTCCTCCTCGGGCCCGAGTGGCGCGAGCGGATCGCCCCGCTGCCCACCACCCAGCGCTATGTCGACCGCATCCGTCAGGTCGGCGCGACCTGGGCGGGCGGCTTCGTGGCGCACCACTACACGCGCTACCTCGGCGACCTCTCCGGCGGCATCTTCATCGGTCGGGTGATGGCGCGGCGCTTCGGCTTCGAGACGAACGGCATCGGCTTCTACCTGTTCGACGACATCGCCGACCCCTCCGCCTTCAAGGACGTCTATCGCGAGCAGCTCGACGCCGCCCCGTGGGACGAGGCCGAACGCGAGCGCGTCATCGACGAGGTGCTCCTCGCGTACCGCTTCAACACCGAGCTGTTCGAAGACCTCGACCGCGCCCGCGCCGCCGCCTGA
- a CDS encoding ATP-dependent DNA helicase, with product MSLPALSEEQQELFRLIEDTAEHVFITGRAGTGKSTLLQHFAWNTKKQIAICAPTGVAALNVEGQTIHSLFRLPIGLIGDGDIDQNDATRRILNAIETLVIDEISMVNADLMDAIDRSLRQARGRRGEPFGGVQIVMFGDPYQLAPVPPRGDEARYVKDHYRSFWFFDAKVWAGPSTGSGAQGGEGALFEVDTRAELHVRELVQIHRQSDDGFKSMLNAVRYGRVTAEIAGILNAQGARTPPDPEPGEVPMITLATRNDIVNSINSRHLAALPGKEQTARAEVNGDFGRGEASLPAESELKLKVGAQVMFLRNDTAMTGEPPRWVNGTIGTVTRILGGTVRVEIDGEEVDVEPAVWERFRYAYDPNTKKLSRDVVAEFTQFPLRLAWAVTIHKSQGKTYDRAVIDLGSGAFAPGQTYVALSRLTSLDGLYLSRPLRPSDIRVDEDVRRFMRDAWLAASTPELPRA from the coding sequence GTGTCCCTTCCCGCCCTGTCCGAGGAGCAGCAGGAGCTGTTCCGGCTCATCGAGGACACCGCGGAGCACGTCTTCATCACCGGACGCGCGGGCACCGGCAAATCCACGCTGCTGCAGCATTTCGCCTGGAACACGAAGAAGCAGATCGCGATCTGCGCCCCTACCGGCGTGGCCGCGCTGAACGTGGAGGGGCAGACGATCCACTCCCTGTTCCGCCTCCCGATCGGGCTCATCGGGGACGGCGACATCGATCAGAACGACGCGACCCGCCGCATCCTCAACGCCATCGAGACTCTCGTCATCGATGAGATCTCGATGGTCAACGCCGACCTCATGGACGCCATCGACCGGTCGCTGCGCCAAGCGCGCGGGCGGCGGGGCGAGCCGTTCGGCGGCGTGCAGATCGTCATGTTCGGCGACCCGTACCAGCTGGCTCCGGTCCCTCCGCGCGGGGATGAGGCACGGTACGTGAAGGACCACTACCGGTCGTTCTGGTTCTTCGATGCGAAGGTGTGGGCAGGCCCTTCGACAGGCTCAGGGGCCCAAGGGGGCGAAGGGGCGCTGTTCGAGGTCGACACCCGGGCCGAGCTGCACGTGCGGGAGCTCGTGCAGATCCACCGCCAGTCGGACGACGGCTTCAAGTCCATGCTCAACGCCGTCCGCTATGGACGCGTCACGGCGGAGATCGCCGGGATCCTCAACGCTCAGGGCGCGCGCACCCCTCCGGACCCCGAGCCGGGCGAGGTGCCGATGATCACCCTCGCCACCCGCAACGACATCGTCAACAGCATCAACAGCCGGCATCTCGCCGCGCTTCCGGGCAAGGAGCAGACGGCACGCGCGGAGGTCAACGGCGACTTCGGCCGCGGCGAGGCCTCCCTTCCGGCCGAGTCCGAGCTGAAGCTCAAGGTGGGTGCGCAGGTGATGTTCCTGCGCAACGACACGGCGATGACCGGAGAGCCGCCGCGCTGGGTGAACGGCACCATCGGCACGGTGACCCGCATCCTCGGGGGGACAGTGCGCGTGGAGATCGACGGCGAGGAGGTCGACGTCGAGCCGGCCGTCTGGGAGCGGTTCCGGTACGCCTACGACCCGAACACGAAGAAGCTCTCCCGTGATGTCGTCGCCGAGTTCACCCAGTTCCCGCTGCGGCTGGCCTGGGCCGTGACGATCCACAAGTCGCAGGGCAAGACCTACGATCGAGCGGTGATCGACCTGGGCTCCGGGGCGTTCGCGCCGGGGCAGACCTACGTCGCGCTGAGCCGCCTCACGTCGCTGGACGGCTTGTACCTCTCGCGTCCGCTGCGGCCGAGCGACATCCGCGTGGACGAGGACGTGCGGCGGTTCATGCGCGATGCGTGGCTCGCCGCCTCGACGCCTGAGCTGCCGAGGGCCTGA
- a CDS encoding cytochrome c oxidase assembly protein, whose translation MSSRTETPRSTSAYRLAGIVILLAAAGVALVWALLVGGGANPPLLQDPGPVVLWGTPLAKLVMNLAGALMLGSLVLALFGLRAGERTFDTALNIASVGAAVFTVAAGLAGFFSFMAAFNPQLSIEREFGSQLGRFLLELPLGQSWLITTILGAVITVLAFAWRTWTPTLLTALLAAVSFLPLATQGHAGDLDGHNMAVNSILLHTIGAAVWLGGLLLLVLLRGQQGLDLPTLVRRYSSLAIAAFAVVAVSGFTRSIVAVGSWEAVWTTPYGLIVVVKAILLVGMGLLGAWYRARLIPKLSGVRASRWFWALVLGEVTLMGLASGAAAALARTPPPTGEVAAFAQTPAQILTGSLLPPELTLERWFTAWDIDVLWLVAAGFGLFFYLAGVRRLRLRGDRWPIHRTVFWVLGLLLLVWVTGGPINAYQEYLFSVHMLGHMMLSMAIPLLLVSGAPITLALRAIHKRDDGTRGGREWIMWAVHSPFARVVTHPIVAAAIFILSLWAFYFTDLVRWSMFEHLGHEWMVAHFLISGYLFVMSLIGADPVPYRLPYPGRLITLIAVMAMHAFFGMAIMMQEGLMVADWFGAMGRDWGADPMTDQYVGGGIAWSIGEIPTLILAITVAIQWSRSDTKLQRRRDRHADRTGDAELEEYNARLADLAARDQRAAERQRR comes from the coding sequence GTGAGTTCCCGCACCGAGACGCCGCGCTCGACGTCGGCGTACCGTCTCGCCGGCATCGTCATCCTCCTCGCCGCCGCCGGCGTCGCCCTCGTCTGGGCGCTGCTCGTCGGAGGAGGGGCGAACCCGCCGCTGCTGCAGGACCCCGGACCCGTGGTGCTGTGGGGCACACCGCTCGCGAAGCTCGTCATGAACCTCGCCGGCGCACTCATGCTCGGATCGCTGGTGCTCGCCCTGTTCGGACTGCGAGCGGGAGAGCGCACGTTCGACACGGCCCTGAACATCGCCTCGGTCGGCGCCGCCGTCTTCACGGTTGCCGCGGGACTCGCCGGGTTCTTCTCCTTCATGGCCGCCTTCAACCCGCAGCTCAGCATCGAGCGCGAGTTCGGCTCGCAGCTCGGGCGCTTCCTGCTCGAGCTCCCGCTGGGGCAGTCCTGGCTGATCACGACGATCCTGGGCGCGGTCATCACGGTGCTCGCGTTCGCCTGGCGCACCTGGACGCCCACGCTGCTCACCGCCCTGCTGGCCGCGGTGTCGTTCCTGCCGCTCGCGACGCAGGGGCACGCAGGCGACCTCGACGGGCACAACATGGCCGTCAACTCGATCCTCCTGCACACGATCGGCGCGGCGGTGTGGCTGGGCGGGCTGCTCCTCCTCGTGCTCCTCCGCGGGCAGCAGGGCCTCGATCTGCCCACGCTCGTCCGCCGGTACTCCTCCCTCGCGATCGCGGCCTTCGCGGTCGTCGCGGTCTCCGGCTTCACCCGGTCGATCGTTGCTGTCGGGAGCTGGGAGGCCGTGTGGACGACCCCCTACGGGCTCATCGTCGTCGTCAAGGCCATCCTGCTCGTCGGAATGGGGCTGCTCGGCGCCTGGTACCGCGCACGTCTCATTCCGAAGCTGAGCGGAGTGCGCGCGTCCCGCTGGTTCTGGGCCCTGGTCCTCGGCGAGGTGACGCTGATGGGACTCGCCTCCGGTGCCGCGGCCGCGCTCGCGCGCACGCCCCCGCCCACCGGCGAGGTCGCGGCGTTCGCGCAGACCCCGGCGCAGATCCTCACGGGATCGCTGCTGCCGCCCGAGCTCACGCTGGAGCGCTGGTTCACGGCCTGGGACATCGACGTGCTGTGGCTCGTCGCGGCGGGCTTCGGACTCTTCTTCTATCTCGCGGGTGTGCGCCGACTCCGGCTGCGCGGCGACCGCTGGCCGATCCACCGCACCGTTTTTTGGGTGCTCGGCCTGCTGCTGCTGGTGTGGGTGACCGGCGGTCCCATCAACGCGTACCAGGAGTACCTCTTCAGCGTGCACATGCTCGGGCACATGATGCTCTCGATGGCGATCCCGCTGCTGCTCGTCTCCGGGGCGCCGATCACCCTCGCCCTACGCGCCATCCACAAACGCGACGACGGCACGCGCGGCGGTCGCGAATGGATCATGTGGGCCGTCCACTCGCCGTTCGCGCGGGTGGTCACGCACCCGATCGTGGCGGCGGCGATCTTCATCCTCTCGCTCTGGGCGTTCTACTTCACCGACCTCGTGCGCTGGTCGATGTTCGAGCACCTCGGGCACGAGTGGATGGTCGCCCACTTCCTGATCTCGGGCTACCTGTTCGTGATGAGTCTGATCGGCGCCGACCCGGTGCCCTACCGTCTGCCGTATCCCGGCCGGCTCATCACCCTCATCGCCGTGATGGCCATGCACGCGTTCTTCGGGATGGCGATCATGATGCAGGAGGGGCTCATGGTCGCCGACTGGTTCGGCGCGATGGGTCGCGACTGGGGTGCCGACCCGATGACCGACCAGTACGTGGGCGGTGGCATCGCGTGGTCGATCGGAGAGATCCCGACCCTCATCCTGGCCATCACCGTCGCGATCCAGTGGAGCCGGAGCGACACCAAGCTCCAGCGACGCCGAGACCGGCACGCCGATCGCACCGGCGATGCCGAGCTGGAGGAGTACAACGCGCGGCTCGCCGACCTCGCCGCCCGGGATCAGCGCGCGGCGGAGCGCCAGCGCCGCTGA
- a CDS encoding HU family DNA-binding protein → MADKSITKTELVASIASATGQSQATVSGVLDSLFATVSDAVAKGSKVSIPGWISFEQVDTAARTGRNPQTGAEIKIPAGKRVKVTAGSKLKAAVK, encoded by the coding sequence ATGGCTGACAAGTCCATCACCAAGACCGAGCTCGTCGCGAGCATCGCTTCCGCCACCGGCCAGAGCCAGGCCACCGTCTCCGGTGTCCTCGACTCGCTGTTCGCCACGGTCTCCGACGCCGTCGCCAAGGGCAGCAAGGTCTCCATCCCGGGCTGGATCTCGTTCGAGCAGGTCGACACGGCCGCCCGCACGGGCCGCAACCCGCAGACCGGCGCCGAGATCAAGATCCCGGCCGGCAAGCGCGTCAAGGTGACCGCCGGTTCCAAGCTCAAGGCTGCCGTCAAGTAA
- the rpsN gene encoding 30S ribosomal protein S14: protein MAKKSKIARNEQRKVIVERYAERRAELKKTLVDPNATDEAREAARVGLQKLPRNASPARVRSRDVIDGRPRGVLTKFGISRVRFRDMAHRGELPGVTKSSW, encoded by the coding sequence ATGGCTAAGAAGAGCAAGATCGCGCGCAACGAGCAGCGCAAGGTCATCGTCGAGCGCTACGCCGAGCGTCGTGCCGAGCTGAAGAAGACCCTGGTCGACCCGAACGCCACCGACGAGGCCCGCGAGGCCGCCCGCGTCGGCCTGCAGAAGCTGCCGCGCAACGCGTCGCCGGCTCGCGTGCGTTCGCGCGACGTCATCGACGGCCGCCCCCGTGGTGTCCTCACGAAGTTCGGCATCTCGCGTGTCCGCTTCCGTGACATGGCGCACCGTGGCGAGCTGCCCGGCGTGACCAAGTCAAGCTGGTAA
- the rpmG gene encoding 50S ribosomal protein L33 yields the protein MAKKAQDVRPIIKLRSTAGTGYTYVTKKNRRNTPDRLVLKKYDPVIRQHVEFREER from the coding sequence ATGGCCAAGAAGGCTCAGGACGTCCGTCCGATCATCAAGCTGCGTTCGACGGCGGGTACGGGTTACACGTACGTGACCAAGAAGAACCGCCGCAACACCCCCGACCGCCTCGTGCTCAAGAAGTACGACCCGGTCATCCGTCAGCACGTCGAATTCCGAGAGGAGCGTTGA
- the rpmB gene encoding 50S ribosomal protein L28, which yields MAAVCQVTGAVPGFGHNVSHSHRRTKRRFDPNVQKKTYFVPSLGRKITLNVSAKGIKVIDARGIENVVKDLQAKGVKL from the coding sequence ATGGCAGCAGTGTGCCAGGTGACCGGAGCTGTTCCCGGCTTCGGTCACAACGTCTCGCACTCGCACCGCCGGACGAAGCGCCGCTTCGACCCGAACGTGCAGAAGAAGACCTATTTCGTGCCCTCGCTCGGTCGTAAGATCACGCTCAACGTGTCCGCCAAGGGCATCAAGGTGATCGACGCGCGCGGCATCGAGAACGTCGTCAAGGACCTCCAGGCGAAGGGTGTGAAGCTCTAA